GCATTAATAAGAATGCGCAAGAAAAACTCAAATGATATCGTCATATGAATTATATTTAAGGTCTTGGGAGGTAataaaaataccataaacacaaaacGTGTCTAGAACAAAGAACAACGAAGAAACTAGCTCGGTGATTGATGCATTAACCAACATTACCTGGATTATTAGTTTTAATTTAGTTTTAGTAGTTCGAATCTCTTCAAATACaaagaagattttcttttttcttttttctttttttttgtgtgtgtggaaATAAACAGTTGGGCTAAGGGAGAAAAAGGCCTTCGACAGACTGGGCCCTGTGCGGTCGCACACCTTGCACACCCTCAAGTTCAGGCTCTGACAAGAAAACGGTTGGGCAAAAAAATGGAGAAGGAGTTCATATAAATGGAAGAAGATAGAAAAGGATGAGAGCTAAATGTTTAGGCAATATTTAAATTGTCAACTAGTCGATTGATGGTCAAGGTGTTTGGCAAAATAAAAGAAGTCAACTAACAATTTTTTAACGGTCATTGATTAGTGTACGACCCTAGTGCATCAACCGCATGTTTTAAGATCCAGACCCTAATTAGATAAAAAGTTACGatacttttacaaaatatctcaagAATTATTTATAGGAACGCAAAACAAGACCACAAATGTTAAAATTTTCGAAACATAAGTCAAGAATGAACGGCTACTTACCAGTAGTACTGGTCCAAAGTGGTAGTGTCCACTTTAACCACTTTCGGCTGGTTCTCCGTCAAATCAGTTGTCTTACAAACAATCTTAATCGTTAAGACAATTAAAAGCAGCAAGCTATGCTGGAAGCCACCAAATGGAGTCATCATCATAACTATCAGTCTATCAGCAAAAAGACGACATCTTTTAAGGAAAACAACCAGTCAATAGTCCAAAGCATAGGCATCATCCTCCTTGACAGAATAGGCCTTTCTTAAGTCAATGAAAATAACTCCCTTTTTAGCTGCATCTTAGCTAGTTGGTTCGAGTGTGTGCAATTTGTCCGCTAATAGCGTGTATATGTGTGTTCATCCTGGTCCACTCCACCTAACCGTCTAGTTTCTGTCCATTTCAAATCCGTTTCTCTGTAAACCATTATTCCTTCACTTTTCTCTTTATTGCCTCCGCTTGCTCTCTGTAAAACTCCACAAAAATCATTCAGTTGTTGTAGTTACAAAGTTCAGTTTTCTTGTGAGTGTTCAGTTTCAACAAGCAACAATGGCTGAGAGAACCGCAGGAGGATTTGCAGTAGGAATAGATTTAGGAACAACGTATTCATGCGTTGGTGTATGGAAAAATGGCCGTGTCGAGATTATTCCTAATGATCAAGGGAATAGGACAACTCCTTCTTATGTTGCTTTTACGGAAACTGAACGGATGATTGGTGATGCTGCTAAGAATCAGGCTGCTATGAATCCTCTTAACACCATTTTTGGTAAGCTTCTTCGAAGTCTTTATATATCAAGTTTGATAGGAAATTTTTATAATCATGTTGCTTATTGTGCATTTTTTGTTATGAGAGTTGTATTTCTCTAAGTCCTCAAATTGTTATGAGAGTACTTAAAGAACTTGTATTTCTCTAAGCACTCAAATTGCTAGATATATGATAACTTCAATAGTTTCATGAGAGTTGTTTCATGATTAGTATGTCCCTAAATTTTCTGAATCCGTACATTCTTTTATGTAGATGCAAAGCGTTTAATTGGTAGGAAAATCATCGACAGCTTTGTTCAGAGTGATATGGAGCTATGGCCCTTCAATGTCATTGCTGGGGAGGACGACAAACCCATGATTCAAGTCAATTACAAAGGCAAGGATTTACAGTTTTCAGCCGAGGAAATTTCATCCATGGTTCTCATTAAAATGAGAGAAACTGCCGAAGAATATCTTGGTACAAGCGTTCAGGACGTAGTTATTACCGTCCCTGCATACTTTAATGATTCACAGCGTCATGCTACTAGGGACGCTGGTATCATTGCTGGCCTTAACGTATTGAGAATCATCAGTGAACCAACGGCTGCCGCTATTGCCTACGGTCTTGATAAGAAGGGAACAAGTGCTGGTGCCGAAAATATTCTTATCTTTGATCTTGGCGGTGGAACTTTTGATGTTTCGATACTCACCATTAAGAAGGGAAACATTGAAGTCAAAGCTACTGCTGGAGATACCCATCTTGGAGGAGAGGATTTTGATAACAGGATGTTGAATCACTTCGTTGAAGAGTTCAAGAGGAAGCAAAACAAAGACATTAGTGGAAACCCAAAGGCTCTTAGGAGACTGAGAACAGCATGTGAGAAGGCAAAGAGGATTCTCTCATCTACTACTCGGACAAACATTGAGGTGGATGCCTTGTATGATGGAGTTGATTTTCATATGTCCATTACTCGTgcaaaattcgaagacttgaacaTGGATTTGTTCACGAAATGCATGGAACCTGTTGAGATGTGTTTGAAGGATGCTGAGATGGAGAAGAGCGCAATACACGAAGTTGTCCTAGTTGGAGGTTCCTCTAGAATTCCCAAGGTTCAGTCTCTTTTGCAGGATTTTTTTGATGGGAAGAAACTCTGTAAGAGCATCAACCCAGATGAGGCTGTTGCATATGGTGCGGCAGTAGAAGCTGCTATTTTGAGTGGTGTGGGTAATGAGAAGGTGCAGGACTTGGTACTGTTGGATGTTATCCCTCTTTCTCTTGGTGTTAGGACAAGGGGAGATGTTATGAATGTGTTGATCCCAAGGAACAGCACCATTCCCACCACAAAAAAGGACACCTTCACAACTACCTACAACGACCAAAGTATCGTGGCGTTTCCGGTGTATGAGGGTGAGAGAGCTAAAGCCGCTGAGAATAACTTGTTGGGTACGATTGAGATACAGGGAATTCCTCCAGCACCTCAAGGTGTTCCTCAGATAACAGTATGTTTTGATATGGATGCAAACGGTATATTGAATGTGTTTGCTGAAGAAATAACAACAGGGAACAAAAGTAAGATCACTATTGCAAATAACAAAGGGAGGTTGTCAACAGTTGAGATCCAGAGGCTGGTTCGAGAGGCTGAGGATTACAGGTCACAAGATGAAGATCACAGGAAAAAGGTGAAGTCAAGGTTATCATTTGAGAATTATGCATACAACATGCGGAACACGATCCGTAATAGTGGAGGAAACATTGCATCAGATGATAAGAAGATAATAAAGGATGCAGTTAACGAAGCTATCCAGTGGTTGGATACCCATGAACTAGCTGATGTAGACGATAACAACCAGAAGATGGAGGAGTTGGCGGATGTATGCAACCCTATCATCAGTAAGATGGATCAGCAGGGTAGTCCCAGTCATTCAACCGGAGTTAGCATTGATGGACTTAAAATTGAGGAAGTCGAATGAAGTGAAATTTCTTTTCTAATTTTGGTTCCACTAAATGTTTGTTCTTTTTGTAAGCATAAAGTCCTATCCTCTTCTTCTTATCATATTTTATCATATCGTGAGGCGTTTTGCAAGAGACATGACCAAGAAAAGCCATTGGTCTCATGGATACATTTTTATGTTGATAGTAATTTGTTTCTGGCACATGGGACACCGAGGTAGAACGAGTATTCCTTCCCACATTTTGCATGCTGACGCAATTCAAATTGGGTATGAACTATGGAGGTTGcgaaaacttttttttgtttttttctataatatttttattttataattaaagtCGTTTTATTAACTATATTTGTGCCGGTGGTGTTGTGTTTTTTGTTTGGTTTGCACGGGGATTTGCCCCACTTAGTAGTGATCTCATTTTTGATTTTGGTGTGCGTTTAGCTTGGCGGTGCATTTTTTATCATGTGTTGCAGGCAAATATGTTATTTTATTTGCTACACACCgaccatttttttctttctttcaatttGGTGTGTGCGGGGATTCACCCAGCCCCGTGACGGTGCATTATTGATTTGGTGAACGCGagacttcgcctcgccccgtggctatgcattttttatttggttttgtaggGTGAACACGTTAAATAGGTggataaaatataagaaatatgtacggattttatttatttatctctttttatttttcaacaGAAAATATGTGTGGAATATGTGGTGTTTTTCACCTATATGTATAAATTTGGAGGGAAAAAAGGTCTCGTGCCCGGTCTTTGAAGTGCTTCGCCGAGGATTAACCATAATCAGAGATATTTGTTGTATTTAACCATAATCAAACCTAGGTATCACCCGTCCTGTGGTCGTGCTTCTTGAggagattttattttctttatttcctcGAGATCCGTCACCACTacaggaaaaatatacatctacaactggggTTTTACAACTCTTTGCTAAACATCGTAGAAAAtcttatgttttacaactggtttcaaagaaagagttgtcgtatatcatcactaccaaccttTAGGACCAAGGGGTTCCGCTAAGAAAAtaaacgacaactccttaagcaaaagagttgtgacgacatttaggtataacaactttgttccATAAATGAGTGActaaggcttagtttggtattgctgcagcTTTTTTAAAAGAACTTTTCTGTTGTGTGTTGTTGTGCGGTGTTGTGAGAAAAAAAACCGTTAGACGtatggtaaaatattaattaaaatagaagatgattaaaaaaacaatcaaagtgtgtttggtaaaatttcagattcaaccattgttgttgtacaaatgacaaaaacaaacatacctttgattgtagttttattcaattttattgggtttaaaaataattaattttcttACTATGCAATATTAATGTTCATACTAATTATCACATTTATCATGATtgttaaaaaattattttacttaaccGTAAATATATCAATTCTTCTTAATATAAAGGCGAATGTTGGTGCTGACATGGCGCAACCAGATTTATTCTCACAAATGCAGGACATTTAGAGTGCCACGTGGCAGAGAATGTGTCGATACACGTAGAAGAAGACAATATCAACGTGACACTTCGAGATGCCCATTCGGGGGCGAACAGTCGTCGTGGTTCAGAAGTATTGTATCAGTTTCCCAACTACATAAACTTCCTACAGCATGAACCTGCGGAATCAGCGTCAGATTGATTTGATGCGGACTTTACAAGTAACAGAGTTAGAATCCTGCAcaatgaaagaaaagaaagaaaaaggaagaatgtgATTATATATCAAACTGTTAGAAGGTATGGATTTTTACGTCAAGCTCAAATCTGGGATTTTTTCCATACCTTTTGTGGTTTCAGTTTCATTTGCAGAATTTGGGAGTAACATATTTATAGTCATGGAcaatgaaagaaaagaaagaagaaaaggaagaatgTGATTATGTATCAAACTGTTTCGAGGTATGGTTTTTTAAGTCGTTTCAATTTGTTCTTGATTAATGTGTTCGTTAAATTGTCTTGAAGAGAATCGGCACATTGAGAAACATTATCCCAATTTTAGATTACTGTGATTTTCTATCTATTATGTACCAATTGCAtagatttttaattaatattagtTGGTTTATGAATCTTTGTGGTTCTGATAGTTCACGTGATCTGAAACACTTCAGTGGAATATCGAAACAGACGCGACTTCGTATAAGGAAACAATATAATCACATGATCTTTCGTATAATATGGGATTCGAGATTTGAGGGCTCCCAACTATATTTTGATAACTAATTGATTTTAGTGATATTGTCGCGAGAAGAATTTTCTTTGGTGTAGGTGTTATTAAGGAGAAGACGGGCTCCCATCTTGAAGCAATTTCCTCGAGATATTAGCATATCACCGGTCTGTGGGTTGTGGAATGGTTTTATGAAGCTGCACCTTATTATGCTTGAAAATGGAGTTACTATAActtaacagaaaaaaaaaaaacatggaaatgacaaaGAGCCCTTCAATGCCATCTTTTCTTAAGCTTTcatgtattgtttttcttaatttcttttgttAGTGACTAACATAAGTGTATACAGGGTTGTGGATTACCAGTGCTGTCAAATTATGCCTTGCTTGGTGACATTTTTCGTGATCCTGGTATTAGGATATAACAAAATCACTAACAGTTCTTTGTATACTTTACAGGGGAGAAGGGATGAGCGCACTGGCACCTAAGAATCTCCTCAGACCAATTATGTAATGTAATGTAAGATAGAATTAATGAATCAGCCAATCAAACAAAAGAATGCTAGCTACGTATATTATTTCAGCCCAAGATTACAGTTAATGAATGCCAGAAATCAACTGCACTCAAAGGACTAGGTTCTCATTctaagaatttgaagaaatacaagCTCGGGATGGAAACAACACATACTAACAGGTAACCAGTTCATGTTCAAATACCATTTCTTAGTTTGAACGTTTTGTTTTAGAAACGCTAAAATTTACAGCAAATATAGTTGTAATATTGACGGGCTAACTAAGTCTAAGGAAATCAATAGTAAAAGATAGGTATCCAAACGACCAAAAATGACTGAAAGTTAAAAACAACAAGGGAATGTAAGATGTCATTCAACTAATACAATAAATTGACTGAATAATTTTTATGAAAGCACAATTACTTACTGTTCTTATTTCTGATTATAGATGGTCTTCAAATAACTTTGTTGGCGACATGACAAAAGGTGTACCTAATGATGTCATGGCAATGTCTTCACACTCGGTGGTCTATGTTATCCCTTGCGCCAAAGTCAAATCTTTCATGAGTACTCACTGAGATTTTAAGcaaatcatttatttatttgtaagtATATATTCGAGTGCACTATCATTTTAACGTGACATTTTAACAGGATACAACGTACATGTAGCGCTTTTATATATGTTGCACACTGGTGCGTTATAGTAAGTACCCAATTGAGTAGTGATTTATAGCTagcttagtatgcataccagacCCTTAAGTAAGATTAAGAAAAGACTAAATTACAACCCCATTATGACACTAGCCCGTGCATTTTGCACGGGCATAAAAgcccttgtatatatatatatgtattcaaacagaaaatgaaattaaaattaagttattatttaatatttgtttttatttttactaTTGACAAATGAAATGGTATAGTTTGAAAATTAAaagaatataataatatttaaaaaatGCAATATAAGtaataataaaaaattgattgtatacaaatttaagggtaatttttgtcatttataaaataaagtaGGATAAAAAAGATAAACCAAGCATCAAACTTAGGTGGGACCACAACTTAtgtttttgtagcttttaaaagttcctcctccccagcttttaaaaattgaggaattCGGGAAGTGCTTTCGATAAAAaacactttaatttttttttaccaaacacaaatatcaaaaattattgacatatataggtttcGAAAGtgcttttgcaaaaaaaaaagactcaGCCTAAGCCTATCGCAATTTTCACAAGAgtttttgaagaacaccaaaatatgatgatgaaaaatagtgttagaggggagattcgaacatgaacctacggCATGGAAGTCTAGCTCACAACCATCCttaaagttgttttttttttaaataaaacgtataacaacacttataagagtTATTGAAGTAAACATATAGAATGTAGGAAAATGAGGTTGGGGGATTTAATCCTCAGCCTCCTGCATggaagtctacaccactaaccatacctacactatcacaagttTTGTCAAGTTtttg
This is a stretch of genomic DNA from Papaver somniferum cultivar HN1 chromosome 1, ASM357369v1, whole genome shotgun sequence. It encodes these proteins:
- the LOC113320699 gene encoding heat shock 70 kDa protein 18-like, which codes for MAERTAGGFAVGIDLGTTYSCVGVWKNGRVEIIPNDQGNRTTPSYVAFTETERMIGDAAKNQAAMNPLNTIFDAKRLIGRKIIDSFVQSDMELWPFNVIAGEDDKPMIQVNYKGKDLQFSAEEISSMVLIKMRETAEEYLGTSVQDVVITVPAYFNDSQRHATRDAGIIAGLNVLRIISEPTAAAIAYGLDKKGTSAGAENILIFDLGGGTFDVSILTIKKGNIEVKATAGDTHLGGEDFDNRMLNHFVEEFKRKQNKDISGNPKALRRLRTACEKAKRILSSTTRTNIEVDALYDGVDFHMSITRAKFEDLNMDLFTKCMEPVEMCLKDAEMEKSAIHEVVLVGGSSRIPKVQSLLQDFFDGKKLCKSINPDEAVAYGAAVEAAILSGVGNEKVQDLVLLDVIPLSLGVRTRGDVMNVLIPRNSTIPTTKKDTFTTTYNDQSIVAFPVYEGERAKAAENNLLGTIEIQGIPPAPQGVPQITVCFDMDANGILNVFAEEITTGNKSKITIANNKGRLSTVEIQRLVREAEDYRSQDEDHRKKVKSRLSFENYAYNMRNTIRNSGGNIASDDKKIIKDAVNEAIQWLDTHELADVDDNNQKMEELADVCNPIISKMDQQGSPSHSTGVSIDGLKIEEVE